Proteins from a genomic interval of Brachybacterium vulturis:
- a CDS encoding HRDC domain-containing protein, with the protein MNESPAVTALKAPRDGLVPVIDRIQPLLAWCDAAAAAPDQPVSVDAERASSYRYSSRAYLVQLRTDAAGTALIDPLAFTMPGSLTTLLAEREWVLHAAGQDLPSLAEIGLRPGSLFDTELAARLLGMERVGLGAVVEDTLGLRLAKEHSAADWSKRPLPEGWLTYAALDVEVLIEVRDILQERLRAAGKEDWARQEFEHERTREHGPTRSSSWRGLHGLGTLRSVRQLAAAREMWTRRDEIADTEDLSPHRVIKDRDLVAAAKEAPRGREAFDRALPAKMRRKDTWWQAARTGLELPAAHLPERTERSYPPPHKLWSKKYPEVSERYQLVRTATGQRAEDLELPPENLLQPAVLRQWVWEHEQAPTEPELAAQLIELGARPWQVEQTAPVIHRALTEQE; encoded by the coding sequence GTGAACGAATCCCCCGCCGTCACCGCGCTGAAGGCTCCGCGCGACGGCCTGGTGCCGGTCATCGATCGCATCCAGCCGTTGTTGGCGTGGTGCGACGCCGCGGCCGCGGCCCCCGACCAGCCGGTCTCCGTGGACGCCGAGCGCGCCTCGAGCTACCGCTACAGCTCCCGCGCCTACCTGGTGCAGCTGCGCACCGACGCGGCCGGCACCGCCCTCATCGATCCGCTGGCCTTCACCATGCCCGGATCGCTCACGACCCTGCTCGCCGAGCGGGAGTGGGTGCTGCATGCCGCGGGCCAGGACCTCCCGAGCCTCGCCGAGATCGGGCTGCGACCCGGGTCGCTCTTCGACACCGAGCTCGCCGCCCGGCTGCTGGGGATGGAGCGGGTGGGGCTCGGCGCGGTCGTCGAGGACACCCTGGGACTCCGTCTGGCCAAGGAGCACTCCGCGGCCGACTGGTCGAAGCGGCCGCTGCCCGAGGGCTGGCTCACCTACGCCGCGCTCGACGTCGAGGTGCTCATCGAGGTCCGGGACATCCTCCAGGAGCGGCTGCGGGCCGCCGGCAAGGAGGACTGGGCCCGCCAGGAGTTCGAGCACGAGCGCACCCGGGAGCACGGCCCCACCCGGTCCTCCAGCTGGCGGGGGCTGCACGGCCTCGGCACCCTGCGCTCGGTCCGGCAGCTCGCCGCGGCCCGCGAGATGTGGACCCGTCGTGACGAGATCGCCGACACCGAGGACCTCTCCCCGCACCGCGTGATCAAGGATCGCGATCTGGTCGCGGCGGCGAAGGAGGCCCCGCGCGGCCGGGAGGCCTTCGACAGGGCGCTGCCCGCGAAGATGCGCCGGAAGGACACCTGGTGGCAGGCGGCCCGGACCGGGCTGGAGCTCCCGGCCGCACATCTTCCCGAGCGCACCGAGCGCTCCTATCCCCCGCCGCACAAGCTCTGGTCGAAGAAGTACCCGGAGGTCTCCGAGCGCTACCAGCTGGTGCGCACCGCGACGGGTCAGCGTGCCGAGGATCTCGAGCTGCCGCCGGAGAACCTGCTGCAGCCCGCGGTGCTGCGCCAGTGGGTGTGGGAGCACGAGCAGGCACCGACGGAGCCCGAGCTCGCCGCGCAGCTGATCGAGCTCGGGGCCCGGCCCTGGCAGGTCGAGCAGACCGCGCCGGTGATCCATCGGGCGCTGACCGAGCAGGAGTGA
- a CDS encoding NUDIX domain-containing protein: MSMDDSSTRPGTTGSEEPLRDEPGQRPVLARRGVHDGMIFALVRDTVDFADGVRFDREYVRHTGAVAVLAVDEADRVLLIRQYRHPVGHALWEIPAGLLDLEGEAPHIAAARELAEETGFDPTGMRTLVDLRPSPGGNDEVIRVYLATGVRASDTEFERTDEEAELITRWVPLADTVSAVLEGRITNATTVSAVLALQVMRARGQDVETLRPADAPFMARPGRH, encoded by the coding sequence ATGAGCATGGACGACAGCAGCACCCGGCCGGGGACGACGGGCTCCGAGGAGCCGCTGCGGGACGAGCCCGGGCAGCGCCCCGTCCTCGCCCGGCGAGGGGTGCACGACGGCATGATCTTCGCTCTGGTGCGGGACACGGTCGACTTCGCCGACGGCGTGCGCTTCGACCGCGAGTACGTCCGGCACACCGGGGCCGTGGCCGTGCTCGCCGTCGACGAGGCGGACCGGGTGCTGCTGATCCGGCAGTACCGACACCCCGTCGGTCATGCACTGTGGGAGATCCCGGCGGGACTGCTCGACCTGGAGGGCGAGGCACCGCACATCGCCGCCGCCCGGGAGCTCGCCGAGGAGACCGGATTCGACCCCACCGGGATGCGCACCCTGGTGGACCTGCGACCCAGCCCGGGAGGCAACGACGAGGTCATCCGCGTCTACCTCGCCACCGGGGTCCGTGCCAGCGATACCGAGTTCGAGCGCACCGACGAGGAGGCCGAGCTGATCACCCGGTGGGTGCCGCTGGCCGATACTGTCAGCGCGGTGCTCGAGGGTCGCATCACCAATGCCACCACCGTCTCTGCGGTGCTGGCCCTGCAGGTGATGCGCGCGAGGGGTCAGGATGTCGAGACTCTGCGTCCCGCCGATGCACCGTTCATGGCGCGGCCCGGCAGGCACTGA
- a CDS encoding CTP synthase encodes MADTSASTLQSGTGPLRRIGAVPTAKPFRKAGTTKHIFVTGGVVSSLGKGLTASSLGMLLRSRGLRVAMQKLDPYLNVDPGTMNPFQHGEVFVTEDGAETDLDIGHYERFLDEDLTAAANVTTGQVYSTVIAKERRGEYLGDTVQVIPHITDSIKLSMRSQAHEDVDVVITEIGGTVGDIESQPFLEAARQVRQDIGRENVFFVHVSLVPFIGPSQELKTKPTQHSVAALRSIGIQPDAIVLRADRGLPASVKTKISAMCDVDLDAVVTCADAPSIYEIPLVLHGEGLDAYAIRRLDLLCHDVDWTQWEELLRRVREPAYEITVALVGKYVDLPDAYLSVTEALRAGGFHHRAEVVLRWIEADLCTSEEGAAEQLKDADAIVVPGGFGVRGVDGKVGALHHARTHGIPTLGLCLGMQSMVIEYARHELVLPTAHSTEFDPDTEHPVVATMAEQEEVLSGRGDLGGTMRLGSYRHTLEEGSLVARTYGTTEVSERHRHRYEVANSYRDRLEEAGLRISGTSVLEDGRSLVEFVELDPAVHPFYVGTQAHPELKSRPTRAHPLFAGLIGAAVQRQKATRLLEVAPPQKSAQE; translated from the coding sequence GTGGCAGATACCAGCGCGAGCACCCTCCAGTCAGGCACCGGCCCCCTCCGTCGGATCGGGGCGGTCCCCACGGCCAAGCCCTTCCGGAAAGCCGGCACCACCAAGCACATCTTCGTCACCGGCGGAGTCGTCTCCAGCCTCGGGAAGGGGCTGACGGCCTCCTCACTGGGGATGCTGCTGCGCAGCCGGGGCCTGCGGGTGGCGATGCAGAAGCTCGACCCGTACCTCAACGTGGATCCGGGCACGATGAACCCGTTCCAGCACGGTGAGGTGTTCGTCACCGAGGACGGCGCCGAGACCGACCTGGACATCGGCCATTACGAGCGGTTCCTCGACGAGGATCTCACCGCCGCGGCGAACGTCACGACCGGCCAGGTGTACTCCACCGTGATCGCCAAGGAGCGGCGCGGCGAGTACCTCGGCGACACGGTGCAGGTCATCCCCCATATCACCGACTCGATCAAGCTCTCGATGCGTTCCCAGGCGCACGAGGACGTGGATGTGGTGATCACGGAGATCGGCGGGACCGTCGGCGACATCGAGTCCCAGCCCTTCCTCGAGGCCGCGCGCCAGGTGCGGCAGGACATCGGCCGCGAGAACGTGTTCTTCGTGCACGTGTCGCTGGTGCCCTTCATCGGCCCGTCGCAGGAGCTGAAGACGAAACCCACCCAGCACTCCGTGGCAGCCCTGCGCTCGATCGGCATCCAACCCGATGCGATCGTGCTCCGAGCGGACCGCGGGCTGCCCGCCTCCGTGAAGACGAAGATCTCCGCGATGTGCGATGTCGACCTCGATGCGGTCGTCACCTGCGCGGACGCACCGTCGATCTACGAGATCCCGCTGGTGCTGCACGGTGAGGGGCTCGATGCCTACGCCATCCGACGCCTGGACCTGCTCTGCCACGACGTCGACTGGACCCAGTGGGAGGAGCTGCTGCGCCGGGTCCGCGAGCCCGCCTACGAGATCACCGTGGCACTGGTGGGCAAGTACGTCGACCTGCCCGATGCCTACCTCTCGGTCACCGAGGCGCTGCGCGCCGGCGGGTTCCACCACCGGGCGGAGGTGGTGCTGCGCTGGATCGAGGCCGATCTCTGCACGAGCGAGGAGGGCGCCGCTGAGCAGCTGAAGGACGCCGACGCGATCGTGGTGCCCGGCGGCTTCGGGGTGCGGGGGGTCGACGGGAAGGTCGGGGCCCTGCACCACGCCCGCACCCATGGGATCCCCACCCTCGGTCTGTGCCTGGGCATGCAGTCGATGGTGATCGAGTACGCCCGCCACGAGCTCGTCCTCCCCACCGCGCACTCCACCGAGTTCGACCCCGACACCGAGCATCCGGTGGTGGCCACGATGGCGGAGCAGGAGGAGGTCCTCTCCGGTCGGGGCGACCTCGGCGGGACCATGCGCCTGGGCTCGTACCGGCACACCCTCGAGGAGGGATCGCTGGTGGCCCGGACCTACGGCACCACCGAGGTCTCCGAGCGGCACCGCCACCGCTACGAGGTCGCCAACAGCTACCGCGACCGGCTCGAGGAGGCCGGGCTGCGGATCTCCGGCACCTCGGTGCTCGAGGACGGCCGTTCGCTGGTGGAGTTCGTGGAGCTCGATCCCGCGGTCCACCCGTTCTACGTCGGCACCCAGGCCCATCCCGAGCTGAAGTCCCGCCCCACCCGCGCGCATCCGCTGTTCGCCGGGCTGATCGGGGCGGCGGTCCAGAGGCAGAAGGCGACCCGCCTGCTCGAGGTCGCCCCGCCCCAGAAGAGCGCACAGGAGTGA
- a CDS encoding glycosyltransferase, giving the protein MRILLVRPAASGGLAAHVDHELALLTAAGREVSEAPVRIGERPRLAGDLRTVRTLRAAMDGSPAPVTVHAHGLRAGALSALAVRGRRGRRLVVTLHNRTVGRRATRAVGAGLLRIVARGADTVLAVSPDLAEAARRAGAREVRHAVIPAPEPVAPGDRTVSGASEESLPTAPARTGDGPRLGRLEILVIARLAPQKGLGDLLDVAALLREGPPARIRIAGEGPLHQELAARIRAEHLPVELLGRRSDVPALLAAADLVVSAAHWEGQPVSLQEALQAGRAIVATDAGGTRWVTGDAAALVPVGDVPALAAAITALADPAARDAAEAASRRRARDLPTAEDLLAQLDEVLVPGPQHW; this is encoded by the coding sequence GTGAGGATCCTGCTGGTGCGTCCTGCCGCGAGCGGCGGGCTGGCCGCCCATGTCGATCACGAGCTGGCCCTGCTCACCGCCGCCGGTCGGGAGGTGAGCGAGGCGCCGGTGCGGATCGGGGAGCGGCCTCGGCTCGCCGGGGATCTGCGCACCGTGCGCACGCTCCGGGCGGCGATGGACGGGTCGCCCGCCCCGGTGACGGTCCACGCCCATGGACTGCGCGCCGGGGCGCTGTCCGCCCTGGCGGTCCGGGGACGTCGCGGTCGGCGACTGGTGGTCACCCTGCACAACCGCACCGTCGGCCGCCGTGCGACGCGCGCCGTCGGCGCCGGGCTGCTGCGGATCGTGGCCCGCGGCGCCGACACCGTGCTCGCCGTCTCCCCGGATCTCGCCGAGGCCGCCCGCCGTGCGGGGGCCCGCGAGGTGCGGCATGCCGTGATCCCCGCGCCGGAGCCGGTCGCCCCGGGGGACCGGACCGTGTCGGGCGCGTCGGAGGAGTCCCTCCCGACCGCTCCGGCCCGGACGGGCGACGGCCCACGGCTGGGGCGGCTCGAGATCCTGGTCATCGCCCGCCTGGCACCGCAGAAGGGGCTGGGTGATCTGCTGGACGTCGCCGCGCTGCTGCGGGAGGGCCCACCGGCGCGGATCCGCATCGCCGGGGAGGGGCCGCTGCACCAGGAGCTCGCCGCCCGCATCCGCGCCGAGCACCTCCCGGTGGAGCTGCTCGGCCGTCGCAGCGATGTCCCGGCGCTGCTCGCCGCTGCCGACCTGGTCGTCTCCGCCGCCCATTGGGAGGGCCAGCCGGTGTCCCTCCAGGAGGCGCTGCAGGCCGGACGGGCCATCGTGGCGACCGATGCGGGCGGAACCCGCTGGGTCACCGGGGACGCCGCCGCGCTGGTCCCGGTCGGAGACGTCCCTGCGCTCGCGGCCGCGATCACCGCGCTCGCAGATCCTGCGGCGCGGGACGCCGCAGAAGCAGCCTCCCGGCGTCGGGCCCGGGACCTGCCCACCGCTGAGGACCTGCTCGCCCAGCTCGACGAGGTGCTCGTCCCAGGCCCTCAGCACTGGTAG
- the murJ gene encoding murein biosynthesis integral membrane protein MurJ, with protein sequence MSPIAPRPGRAPDRRSSITRSVLRGAGVILVVTVFARLLGFVRYLVFGASIGAGDVGTAYTTANLLPTVLFEVAAGGVLAAVVVPLIAGLVPEGDSTDPESTEATEATEVTGTAGTAGTIGAAGTAPVPRSAGARAAARTHPPVEAGRRAGEGAARADRIVSTLLTWTLAGTGVLAALVILFSDPLAQLLLAAEGSGESSVALGAALLRIFAFQLPLYGISVVLAAYLQARKRFLWPAMMPLLSSVTVMISYRVYAHLVPAVATSTTIDQGAVWWLGWGTTAGVATMALPVVVMSLRSGLRLRPSLAMPPGFGRRALALGGAGLGAVGAQQLVMLLVLLLAMRAGGVGTLPVFQYGQALYLLPYAVLVLPLVTSVFPHLSELRLVGDRTGFARVAAASVRTVMAVSVVGAAMLLAAGPALEQFFRLIDRAGATGVGSTTAGLALGLVGFAVATQCTRILSAALRARDALLVGSVGWVVAGVVLLIVVLPSPQRSAAEAATVFALAMAFGMALAGLMGLARIADVLEHGGHLARVRRTALVVPFAVLGGGVPGLLLGKRLVTTDAGEVRTVLIGMLCGLLAALVSALLMAAADPETTRRLLHRLRAGRRGVPRSAP encoded by the coding sequence ATGAGCCCGATCGCTCCGCGACCCGGCCGGGCCCCGGACCGCCGCAGCTCGATCACCCGCTCCGTGCTGCGTGGAGCAGGCGTCATCCTGGTGGTCACCGTCTTCGCGCGACTCCTCGGCTTCGTCCGCTACCTCGTCTTCGGTGCGAGCATCGGCGCCGGTGACGTCGGCACCGCCTACACCACGGCGAACCTGCTGCCGACCGTTCTGTTCGAGGTCGCCGCCGGCGGCGTGCTCGCCGCCGTCGTGGTCCCGCTGATCGCCGGACTGGTCCCCGAGGGCGACTCGACCGATCCTGAAAGCACCGAGGCGACCGAGGCGACCGAGGTCACCGGGACCGCCGGGACCGCCGGGACCATCGGGGCCGCCGGGACCGCCCCGGTGCCGCGCTCCGCAGGCGCGCGGGCCGCGGCGCGGACGCACCCTCCGGTGGAGGCGGGGCGCCGCGCCGGCGAGGGGGCCGCTCGTGCCGACCGCATCGTCTCCACGCTTCTGACCTGGACGCTGGCGGGCACCGGAGTGCTGGCCGCTCTGGTGATCCTCTTCTCGGACCCGCTCGCGCAGCTCCTGCTGGCCGCCGAGGGGTCCGGGGAGTCGTCGGTGGCGCTCGGGGCCGCCCTGCTGCGGATCTTCGCGTTCCAGCTCCCGCTGTACGGGATCTCCGTGGTGCTGGCCGCCTACCTGCAGGCCCGCAAGAGATTCCTGTGGCCCGCGATGATGCCGCTGCTGTCCTCGGTGACGGTGATGATCTCCTATCGGGTCTACGCCCACCTGGTCCCGGCGGTGGCGACCTCCACCACCATCGACCAGGGCGCGGTGTGGTGGCTCGGCTGGGGGACCACGGCCGGGGTCGCCACCATGGCGCTGCCCGTGGTGGTGATGTCCCTGCGTTCGGGGCTGCGTCTGCGCCCCTCCCTCGCCATGCCGCCGGGCTTCGGCCGCCGCGCCCTCGCGCTCGGTGGCGCCGGTCTGGGGGCCGTCGGCGCCCAGCAGCTGGTGATGCTGCTGGTGCTGCTGCTGGCGATGCGCGCCGGCGGGGTGGGCACCCTGCCCGTGTTCCAGTACGGACAGGCCCTGTACCTCCTGCCCTACGCGGTGCTGGTGCTGCCGCTGGTCACCTCGGTGTTCCCGCATCTGTCCGAGCTGCGCCTGGTCGGTGACCGCACCGGCTTCGCCAGGGTCGCCGCCGCCTCGGTGCGCACGGTGATGGCGGTCTCGGTGGTCGGCGCCGCGATGCTGCTCGCGGCAGGCCCCGCCCTCGAGCAGTTCTTCCGCCTGATCGACCGGGCCGGGGCGACCGGCGTCGGCTCCACCACGGCCGGTCTCGCGCTGGGGCTGGTGGGCTTCGCCGTCGCGACCCAGTGCACGCGGATCCTCTCCGCCGCCCTGCGTGCCCGGGACGCGCTGCTGGTGGGGTCGGTGGGCTGGGTCGTCGCCGGTGTCGTGCTCCTCATCGTGGTCCTGCCGAGCCCGCAGCGCTCCGCCGCCGAGGCGGCGACCGTCTTCGCGCTGGCGATGGCGTTCGGCATGGCGCTCGCCGGCCTGATGGGCCTGGCGCGGATCGCCGATGTGCTCGAGCACGGCGGCCACCTGGCCCGGGTGCGCCGTACCGCGCTCGTGGTCCCGTTCGCGGTGCTGGGCGGCGGAGTCCCGGGCCTGCTGCTCGGCAAGCGGCTGGTGACCACCGATGCCGGGGAGGTGCGCACGGTGCTGATCGGCATGCTCTGCGGTCTGCTCGCTGCACTCGTCTCGGCGCTGCTGATGGCCGCCGCCGATCCCGAGACCACCCGTCGTCTGCTGCACCGGCTCCGGGCCGGACGCCGCGGCGTGCCGAGGTCCGCGCCGTGA
- a CDS encoding copper transporter — protein sequence MIDFRYHLVSLISVFLALAVGIVLGAGPLRENLGDQLAGQVEQLRTEQEQLRTNAEELSTKNDQLATFISELGPELVEGTLVGKQVAVISDDRSTRPGIERIMALLTAAGVESPVQIGLQPALWAPDADAERAAAVEEIRTIAPAALTADPAGELGDAAQLSGLIPTLLRGGEDLPFELRSQLWQVLIDHQMVVIDGPLPTRADAVIYAGAAPEELSVETEGEAVATERAQALLASQTHLLTELSEAGLPAVVAAATPGNDASTGILRTVRGDRALSALSTTDRLQEPDGPLLAVLALIEQTRGGSGAYGTTSDAEERLPALPETQELQGVADEQGLGEEDTAPAPSDAGGEG from the coding sequence GTGATCGACTTCCGCTATCACCTCGTCTCGCTGATCTCCGTGTTCCTGGCGCTCGCCGTGGGCATCGTGCTCGGTGCCGGTCCGCTGCGCGAGAACCTCGGCGACCAGCTCGCCGGGCAGGTCGAGCAGCTGCGCACCGAGCAGGAGCAGCTGCGCACGAACGCGGAGGAGCTCTCCACCAAGAACGACCAGCTGGCGACCTTCATCTCGGAGCTCGGCCCGGAGCTCGTCGAAGGCACGCTCGTCGGGAAGCAGGTCGCGGTGATCTCCGACGACCGCTCCACGCGCCCGGGGATCGAACGCATCATGGCCCTGCTCACCGCCGCCGGCGTCGAGTCGCCGGTGCAGATAGGCCTGCAACCGGCCCTGTGGGCCCCGGATGCGGACGCGGAGCGCGCCGCGGCGGTCGAGGAGATCCGGACCATCGCGCCTGCGGCGCTCACCGCGGATCCTGCCGGGGAGCTCGGCGACGCCGCACAGCTGTCGGGCCTGATCCCGACCCTGCTCCGCGGCGGCGAGGACCTCCCGTTCGAACTGCGCTCGCAGCTGTGGCAGGTGCTGATCGATCACCAGATGGTGGTCATCGACGGCCCCCTCCCCACCCGCGCCGACGCCGTGATCTACGCCGGTGCCGCCCCGGAGGAGCTGTCCGTGGAGACGGAGGGCGAGGCCGTCGCGACCGAGCGTGCGCAGGCGCTGCTCGCCTCCCAGACCCACCTGCTCACCGAGCTCTCCGAGGCCGGCCTGCCCGCCGTCGTCGCCGCCGCCACCCCCGGCAACGACGCCTCCACCGGCATCCTGCGCACGGTGCGCGGCGACCGCGCCCTCAGCGCGCTCTCGACCACCGACCGGCTGCAGGAACCCGACGGACCGCTGCTGGCCGTGCTCGCCCTGATCGAACAGACCCGGGGCGGGTCGGGCGCCTACGGCACCACCAGCGATGCGGAGGAGCGCCTGCCCGCCCTGCCCGAGACGCAGGAGCTCCAGGGCGTGGCCGATGAGCAGGGACTGGGCGAGGAGGACACCGCCCCGGCACCGTCCGACGCGGGAGGAGAGGGATGA
- the steA gene encoding putative cytokinetic ring protein SteA → MSGGVVISGTARLGKRTKDLTARLQPGDIAIIDHEDIDRVAAEALVEREPAAVLNVAASTSGRYPNAGPRILIDAGIVLVDDLGAAVFEELRDGQPVTVSGDEVLRDDGVVAQGVRQDDASVTASLEIAREGLSEQLELFAENTMEYMLRERDLLLDGIGAPDVRTRIDGRPVLIVVRGYHYKEDLATLKPFLRENRPIIIGVDGGADAVIEAGFHPDMIIGDMDSVSDRTLRGGSELVVHAYRDGRAPGMERLAELGLAEDAISFPASGTSEDIAMLLADEKGASVIVAVGTHGTLEEFLDKGRAGMSSTFLTRLRIGSKLVDAKGVSRLYRQRISTLQLVLLALAGLAALAVALWATPGGQALVQILGARLDGILSWFTMLFSPRVTGA, encoded by the coding sequence ATGAGCGGCGGCGTCGTGATCTCGGGCACCGCCCGGCTCGGCAAGCGCACCAAGGACCTCACCGCCCGGCTGCAGCCCGGGGACATCGCGATCATCGACCACGAGGACATCGACCGGGTGGCCGCCGAGGCGCTGGTCGAGCGGGAGCCCGCCGCCGTGCTCAACGTCGCCGCCTCCACCTCGGGCCGCTACCCGAACGCCGGGCCGCGGATCCTGATCGATGCGGGGATCGTGCTGGTCGACGATCTGGGCGCCGCCGTGTTCGAGGAGCTCCGGGACGGGCAGCCGGTCACGGTGAGCGGGGACGAGGTGCTGCGCGACGACGGCGTGGTCGCGCAGGGGGTCCGACAGGACGACGCGAGCGTGACCGCCTCGCTCGAGATCGCCCGCGAGGGCCTGTCCGAGCAGCTCGAGCTGTTCGCCGAGAACACCATGGAGTACATGCTCCGTGAGCGGGACCTGCTGCTGGACGGGATCGGAGCCCCGGACGTGCGCACCCGCATCGACGGACGGCCGGTTCTCATCGTGGTCCGCGGCTATCACTACAAGGAGGATCTCGCGACCCTCAAGCCCTTCCTCCGTGAGAACCGCCCGATCATCATCGGCGTCGACGGCGGGGCGGATGCGGTCATCGAGGCCGGCTTCCACCCCGACATGATCATCGGTGACATGGACTCCGTCTCCGACCGCACCCTGCGCGGCGGCTCCGAGCTGGTCGTCCACGCCTACCGGGACGGCCGCGCCCCCGGCATGGAGCGCCTCGCCGAGCTGGGCCTGGCAGAGGATGCGATCTCCTTCCCCGCCTCCGGCACCAGCGAGGACATCGCGATGCTGCTGGCCGATGAGAAGGGCGCCTCCGTGATCGTCGCCGTCGGCACCCACGGCACCCTCGAGGAGTTCCTGGACAAGGGCCGCGCCGGCATGAGCTCGACCTTCCTCACCCGCCTGCGGATCGGCTCCAAGCTCGTGGACGCCAAGGGCGTCTCCCGCCTGTACCGTCAGAGGATCTCGACCCTCCAGCTGGTGCTGCTCGCACTGGCCGGGCTCGCCGCACTCGCCGTCGCGCTCTGGGCGACCCCCGGCGGGCAGGCGCTGGTCCAGATCCTCGGCGCCCGCCTGGACGGCATTCTGTCCTGGTTCACCATGCTGTTCTCACCCCGGGTCACCGGGGCGTAG
- the recN gene encoding DNA repair protein RecN — MLSTLRIRHIGVIDDAMLDFGPGFTALTGETGAGKTMIVTGLSMLLGGRLDRGRTSGASTVDGTLSLSGHTELADSLDELGAEEDDGEVLVVRRVTRDGRSRAQIGGVPVPIGTLSRLVGTAVTVHGQSDQQRLRDLDAQREALDRFAGAEIGPLLERHREIWRERSLLAERLSELDALLAERDRRGTALREALERLEQADPQEDEDAALRAEIDRLGNAEELRGAAGQAALALVGDDDGPAAAPLLALAAESLGRAARTDPTLAPLLERLDSVRIELSDVAAEISRYAEDIDASPGRIQEANERLHELTVLVRDLGGLLPGADGPAEDITTLLTTSRTAAIDLDRFEGAEQERSGTAARLTELEQELTAAAEALTAARTAAAGALSAAVQEELRHLEMPDADIRVDVTGQSHRSHGRDSVAILLAPHPGAQHLPVAQAASGGELSRVMLALEVALSSSRSDRSAAPVFVFDEIDAGIGGRAALAVGQRLARLARHAQVIVVTHLPQVAAHAGTHLQIVKSSREGTTSSTVETLDRPARIRELARMLAGDDASDVALAHAEELLDEARAVASGTSAARGARR; from the coding sequence ATGCTGTCCACGCTCCGGATCCGCCATATCGGCGTGATCGACGACGCGATGCTCGATTTCGGGCCCGGCTTCACCGCCCTGACGGGGGAGACCGGTGCCGGCAAGACGATGATCGTGACCGGCCTGAGCATGCTGCTGGGCGGCCGCCTGGATCGGGGACGCACCAGCGGCGCCAGCACCGTGGACGGCACCCTCTCGCTGTCCGGGCACACCGAGCTGGCCGACTCCCTCGACGAGCTCGGCGCGGAGGAGGACGACGGCGAGGTGCTGGTGGTCCGCCGCGTCACCCGCGACGGCCGCTCCCGCGCGCAGATCGGCGGGGTCCCCGTCCCGATCGGCACGCTGTCGCGCCTCGTGGGCACCGCGGTGACCGTGCACGGCCAGTCCGACCAGCAGCGGCTGCGGGACCTCGACGCCCAGCGGGAGGCGCTGGACCGCTTCGCCGGCGCGGAGATCGGGCCGCTGCTGGAGCGCCACCGGGAGATCTGGCGCGAGCGCTCCCTCCTCGCCGAGCGCCTCAGCGAGCTCGATGCCCTGCTCGCCGAGCGCGACCGCCGCGGCACCGCGCTGCGGGAGGCCCTCGAACGGCTCGAGCAGGCGGATCCGCAGGAGGACGAGGACGCCGCGCTGCGGGCCGAGATCGACCGCCTCGGCAATGCCGAGGAGCTGCGCGGCGCCGCCGGGCAGGCGGCGCTCGCGCTGGTCGGGGACGACGACGGCCCGGCGGCCGCGCCGCTGCTGGCCCTCGCCGCCGAGTCGCTGGGCCGGGCGGCACGCACCGATCCCACGCTCGCGCCGCTGCTCGAGCGGCTGGACTCCGTGCGCATCGAGCTGTCGGACGTCGCCGCGGAGATCTCCCGCTACGCCGAGGACATCGATGCCTCTCCCGGCCGGATCCAGGAGGCCAACGAGCGTCTCCACGAGCTGACGGTGCTGGTGCGGGACCTCGGCGGACTGCTGCCCGGAGCCGACGGCCCGGCCGAGGACATCACCACCCTGCTGACGACGTCCCGCACCGCGGCCATCGACCTCGACCGCTTCGAGGGCGCAGAGCAGGAGCGCTCCGGGACGGCCGCCCGGCTCACCGAGCTCGAGCAGGAGCTCACCGCGGCCGCGGAGGCCCTCACCGCCGCCCGCACCGCCGCCGCCGGCGCCCTCTCCGCAGCCGTCCAGGAGGAGCTGCGCCACCTCGAGATGCCCGATGCGGACATCCGCGTGGACGTGACCGGGCAGAGCCATCGTTCGCACGGCCGGGACTCGGTCGCGATCCTGCTCGCCCCGCATCCCGGCGCTCAGCACCTGCCCGTGGCCCAGGCGGCCTCCGGCGGTGAGCTCTCCCGCGTGATGCTCGCCCTCGAGGTCGCGCTGTCCTCCTCCCGCAGCGACCGCTCCGCCGCGCCGGTGTTCGTCTTCGACGAGATCGACGCCGGCATCGGGGGACGGGCGGCGCTCGCGGTGGGCCAGCGGCTGGCCCGCCTGGCCCGGCACGCGCAGGTGATCGTCGTGACCCACCTGCCCCAGGTCGCAGCCCACGCCGGCACCCATCTGCAGATCGTGAAGTCCTCCCGGGAGGGCACCACCAGCTCCACGGTGGAGACCCTCGACCGGCCGGCCCGGATCCGGGAGCTGGCGAGGATGCTCGCCGGCGACGACGCCTCCGATGTGGCGCTGGCCCATGCCGAGGAGCTGCTCGACGAGGCGCGCGCAGTCGCCTCCGGGACGAGCGCCGCACGGGGAGCGCGACGATGA